The Thermomonospora amylolytica sequence GCTTCGAGGCCGACACCCTGGAACTGGACCCGGGCGAGTGGGTCGTCCAGGTGCTCCGCGCCTCCTACTCCAGTGAGGGAACGCCGATCCACACCCTCGAGACGATCTGCTCGGCGAACCGCCACATCTTCACCATCGGCCAGGTCGGCGGGCTCGACGAGTTCTGACGTCCGGCCGAGATGCCGCACGGCTCAGGGGTGGGTGTTGTGGAGGAGGGCGGTGTCGGGTTCGGCGACGGGTTCGGCGTTTTCGGCGGCGGTCTGGGCCACCAGGAGTTCGCCGGTGTGGGTGATGTGGTGGTGCATGGCCTGGGCGGCGGCTTCGCGGTCGGCGGCCTCCAAGGCGCGCAGGATGGGGGCGTGCTCGGCGGCTATGTCGGCCAGGGAGCGGGTCTGATCGGCGGTTGAGGCGCCTACCGTCGTGATGGTGTCGCGGAGGGTGGCGACCGTGTTGGTGAGGAGGGAGTTGCCCGCGGTCTCCAGGATCAGGGCGTGGAAGCGGCGGTCGTGGTGCATGAAGCGGGGTTCGTCGTGGGCCTGGGCGGCGTCCTGCATGGCCGTCAGTTCGGACTGGAGGGCGTTCAGCAGGTCCGGGGTGACGGCGGTGGCGGCCAGGCGGGTGGCGGGGACCTCCAGCAGCAGGCGCAGGTGGAAGACCTCGGCTATGTGGCGGGGGTTGCGGCGTACGACGCGGAAGCCGCGGTTGCGTTCGATGCGGACCAGGCCGGTGTCGGCGAGAGTCAGCAGGGCCTCGCGTACGGGGGTGCGGGAGATGCC is a genomic window containing:
- a CDS encoding GntR family transcriptional regulator; amino-acid sequence: MRQITGTTNLNRQVAEALREAIHTGELRPGELYSVTRLAETLGISRTPVREALLTLADTGLVRIERNRGFRVVRRNPRHIAEVFHLRLLLEVPATRLAATAVTPDLLNALQSELTAMQDAAQAHDEPRFMHHDRRFHALILETAGNSLLTNTVATLRDTITTVGASTADQTRSLADIAAEHAPILRALEAADREAAAQAMHHHITHTGELLVAQTAAENAEPVAEPDTALLHNTHP